In Phocoena sinus isolate mPhoSin1 chromosome 10, mPhoSin1.pri, whole genome shotgun sequence, a single genomic region encodes these proteins:
- the ASCL4 gene encoding achaete-scute homolog 4, with amino-acid sequence MMDKRKQAGLLTLPYHLLPGPMGVPGPLPRLPLRDPFRVSLRLDAACWEREQGGCAPRRPYSPLPLDGAFEPAFLRKRNERERQRVRCVNEGYARLRAHLPRELADKRLSKVETLRAAIRYIKHLQELLERHARGQEGAAGAGPSLRAECNSDGESKASSAPSPSSEPEEGAC; translated from the coding sequence ATGATGGACAAACGTAAACAGGCCGGACTGCTGACCCTGCCGTACCACCTGCTCCCGGGGCCCATGGGCGTGCCTGGGCCCCTGCCCCGCCTTCCCCTGCGGGACCCCTTCAGGGTCTCCTTGCGTCTGGACGCCGCGTGCTGGGAGCGGGAGCAGGGCGGCTGCGCCCCGCGGCGGCCGTACTCGCCCCTGCCGCTGGACGGCGCCTTCGAGCCCGCCTTCCTCCGCAAGCGCAACGAACGCGAGCGGCAGCGGGTGCGCTGCGTGAACGAGGGCTACGCGCGCCTCCGAGCTCACCTGCCCCGCGAGCTGGCGGACAAGCGCCTCAGCAAAGTGGAGACGCTCCGCGCCGCCATCCGTTACATCAAGCACCTCCAGGAGCTGCTGGAGCGCCACGCGCGGGGTCAGGAGGGCGCGGCCGGCGCCGGCCCCTCGCTCAGGGCCGAATGCAATAGCGACGGCGAGTCCAAGGCCTCGTCGGCGCCTTCGCCCAGCAGCGAGCCCGAGGAGGGGGCCTGTTAG